In Candidatus Binatia bacterium, a genomic segment contains:
- a CDS encoding alpha/beta fold hydrolase, which translates to MSEIVGPTSHFFVSQRLRLHYVDWGNEGAPPLVLVHGGRDHARNWDWVARELRRDWHVVAPDLRGHGDSGWAIGGMYAVADFVLDL; encoded by the coding sequence ATGTCGGAGATCGTCGGTCCTACCTCCCACTTCTTCGTCTCGCAACGCCTGCGGCTCCACTACGTGGACTGGGGCAACGAGGGCGCCCCGCCGCTCGTGCTGGTGCACGGCGGGCGCGACCACGCCCGCAACTGGGACTGGGTGGCGCGCGAGCTGCGCCGCGACTGGCACGTGGTGGCGCCGGACCTGCGCGGCCACGGCGACAGCGGCTGGGCGATCGGCGGCATGTACGCGGTCGCGGACTTCGTGCTCGACCTC
- a CDS encoding NAD+ synthase, giving the protein MALGYPAAVRIALAQVNPTVGDLAGNRRLVEEAAAKAAAAGAELVLLPELVLSGYPPMDLLEREGFVEDQLREL; this is encoded by the coding sequence ATGGCCCTCGGTTATCCTGCCGCCGTGCGCATCGCCCTCGCCCAGGTGAACCCCACGGTCGGCGACCTCGCGGGCAACCGCCGGCTCGTCGAGGAGGCCGCCGCCAAGGCGGCGGCGGCCGGTGCGGAGCTGGTGCTGCTCCCCGAGCTGGTGCTGAGCGGCTATCCGCCCATGGACCTCCTCGAGCGCGAGGGCTTCGTCGAGGACCAGCTCCGCGAGCT